In the genome of Sorangium aterium, one region contains:
- a CDS encoding AraC family transcriptional regulator translates to MSDPLSEVIALLQPRAVFSKVISGAGRWGVRYSDFGQPSFSAVLEGSCRLAVDGQRAVMLEAGDFVLLPATPGFTLSGFDPVKPERIDPKIAPAPTGEVRHGTRGGRPDARLLGGYFVFDAPDAALMVSLLPALVHVRGVERLSVLVRLVGEESNEQKAGRDLVLTRLVEVMLIEALRSTSGDDAPPGLLRGLADARLAPAIRHMHGQLSRSWTMAELAKTAALSRSTFFERFTRTVGLPPMEYLLALRMAVARDLLRRHDLGIAEVAARVGYGSASTFSTAFSRHVGQPPSHYARAG, encoded by the coding sequence GTGAGCGACCCTCTCTCCGAAGTCATCGCGCTGCTCCAGCCGCGCGCCGTGTTCTCGAAGGTCATCAGCGGAGCCGGCCGCTGGGGGGTTCGCTACTCGGATTTCGGCCAACCGAGCTTCTCTGCCGTGCTCGAGGGCAGCTGCCGTCTCGCTGTCGACGGTCAGCGCGCCGTCATGCTGGAGGCAGGTGATTTCGTGCTCCTGCCGGCGACGCCGGGCTTCACGCTGTCGGGCTTCGATCCGGTGAAGCCAGAGCGCATCGACCCCAAGATCGCGCCCGCGCCGACGGGCGAAGTCCGCCACGGCACGCGCGGCGGACGCCCCGACGCGCGGCTGCTCGGCGGCTATTTCGTCTTCGACGCGCCGGACGCGGCGCTCATGGTGTCGCTGCTGCCGGCGCTCGTGCACGTGCGCGGCGTCGAGCGGCTCTCGGTGCTGGTGCGGCTCGTCGGCGAGGAGTCGAACGAGCAGAAGGCGGGTCGCGACCTCGTGCTCACACGGCTCGTGGAGGTGATGCTCATCGAGGCGCTGCGGTCGACCTCAGGTGACGACGCGCCTCCGGGGCTCCTGCGCGGGCTGGCCGATGCGCGGCTCGCGCCGGCGATACGACACATGCACGGCCAGCTCTCGCGCTCGTGGACGATGGCCGAGCTCGCGAAGACGGCGGCGCTCTCGCGCTCGACGTTCTTCGAGCGCTTCACCCGCACCGTCGGCCTGCCGCCGATGGAATACCTGCTCGCCCTGCGCATGGCCGTCGCGAGGGATCTGCTCCGCCGCCACGACCTCGGGATCGCCGAGGTCGCCGCGCGCGTCGGCTACGGCTCGGCGAGCACCTTCAGCACGGCGTTCAGTCGACACGTGGGCCAGCCTCCCAGTCACTACGCGCGCGCGGGCTAG
- a CDS encoding MarR family winged helix-turn-helix transcriptional regulator: MKVKGGPAWAPESVPTFWINHASRLIMRHFEEQLRPLGFGMAYLPVIIALEENGPLLQRDLLERAHVEQPTMAALLGRMERDGLIVRAPDPVDGRARRVSLTAKAKARLPAVMSAMQRVVERAMSGVSERERAALMATLRRVVENLDDPSAG; this comes from the coding sequence ATGAAAGTCAAGGGAGGCCCCGCGTGGGCGCCCGAGTCCGTGCCCACCTTCTGGATCAACCACGCCTCGCGGTTGATCATGCGCCATTTCGAGGAGCAGCTCCGCCCTCTCGGGTTCGGGATGGCCTACCTCCCGGTGATCATCGCCCTCGAGGAGAACGGTCCTCTCCTGCAAAGGGATCTCCTCGAGCGCGCCCACGTCGAGCAGCCGACGATGGCGGCGCTCCTCGGCCGGATGGAGCGCGACGGGCTGATCGTGCGCGCGCCCGACCCTGTCGACGGCCGCGCACGTCGGGTGTCGCTCACGGCCAAGGCCAAGGCCCGCCTTCCCGCGGTGATGAGCGCGATGCAGCGGGTGGTCGAGCGCGCGATGTCGGGCGTGAGCGAGCGGGAGCGCGCCGCGCTGATGGCGACGTTGCGAAGGGTGGTGGAGAACCTCGACGACCCTTCCGCGGGCTGA
- a CDS encoding ABC transporter permease: MSGRLCAERVALAAVGAVLVAFLAVPILALFAMATAGDVEQGLRHPLVWPALRLSLLTTSASLAVVVVLGTPLSWTLARSRGRLSRAVEAVVQLPIVIPPAVAGVALLLAFGRRGLLAGWLYPAGWSVSFTTTAVVVAEVFVSAPFFVQAAISAFRRVDPRLLVVARTFGASPLRVFFRVALPLSAPGLAAGAAMSWARSLGEFGATLMFAGNLEGRTQTLPLAIYTALESELRAAQALSMVLVVVAFTLLLFVRAVLRRSTERPEAAP; the protein is encoded by the coding sequence GTGAGCGGGCGCCTTTGCGCGGAGCGGGTCGCCCTGGCCGCGGTCGGCGCGGTCCTCGTGGCCTTCCTGGCCGTCCCGATCCTGGCCTTGTTTGCGATGGCCACGGCGGGGGACGTCGAGCAGGGGCTCCGCCACCCCCTCGTGTGGCCCGCGCTGCGCCTGAGCCTCCTGACGACCTCCGCGAGCCTCGCCGTCGTGGTCGTCCTGGGGACGCCGCTCTCCTGGACGCTCGCGCGCTCGCGCGGGCGGCTCTCGCGCGCTGTCGAGGCGGTGGTGCAGCTGCCCATCGTCATCCCGCCCGCTGTCGCGGGCGTCGCGCTGCTGCTCGCGTTCGGCCGCCGCGGGCTCCTCGCCGGATGGCTCTACCCCGCGGGGTGGTCCGTTTCGTTCACGACGACGGCGGTCGTCGTCGCCGAGGTGTTCGTCTCGGCGCCGTTCTTCGTGCAGGCGGCGATCAGCGCGTTTCGGAGGGTCGATCCGAGGCTCCTCGTGGTCGCGCGGACCTTCGGCGCGTCGCCGCTCCGGGTGTTCTTCCGCGTGGCGCTGCCGCTCTCGGCCCCTGGGCTCGCCGCGGGGGCCGCGATGAGCTGGGCCCGCTCCCTCGGCGAGTTCGGCGCGACGCTCATGTTCGCCGGCAACCTGGAGGGGCGGACGCAGACGCTGCCGCTCGCCATCTACACGGCGCTCGAGTCCGAGCTGCGCGCCGCGCAGGCGCTGTCGATGGTCCTCGTCGTCGTGGCGTTCACGCTGCTCCTGTTCGTGCGGGCCGTGCTGCGGCGCTCCACCGAGCGCCCCGAGGCGGCGCCGTGA
- a CDS encoding glutathione S-transferase family protein yields MTTPILYAHPFSSYSQKAFIAFYEKDVPFELRVLEPSNPQAGAELAAIWPLGKFPVLRVGDLSLWEATIVVEWLDQAHPDPARLIPPDPAAALQVRKFDRIFDNYVMNTMQVIVNNRIREMQSNPRDEYGEVLARATLDKVYAWLDGELAGRTWATGEAFTLADCAAAPSLFYADWVHPFDGHPNLRAYYRRLRERPSVDRAVEGGRPYRHYFPGGAPTDRD; encoded by the coding sequence ATGACGACGCCGATCCTCTACGCCCACCCCTTCTCATCCTACTCCCAGAAGGCCTTCATCGCCTTCTACGAAAAGGACGTCCCTTTCGAGCTGCGTGTGCTGGAGCCTTCCAATCCGCAGGCCGGCGCGGAGCTGGCGGCGATCTGGCCGCTCGGCAAGTTCCCCGTGCTCAGGGTCGGCGACCTCAGCCTGTGGGAGGCGACCATCGTGGTCGAGTGGCTCGACCAGGCTCATCCGGACCCTGCCCGCCTGATCCCGCCCGATCCGGCCGCCGCGCTCCAGGTGCGGAAATTCGACCGCATCTTCGACAACTACGTCATGAATACGATGCAGGTGATCGTGAACAACCGCATCCGCGAGATGCAGTCCAACCCGCGCGACGAGTACGGGGAGGTTCTGGCCCGCGCCACCCTGGACAAGGTCTACGCCTGGCTCGACGGTGAGCTCGCCGGCCGCACCTGGGCGACAGGCGAGGCCTTCACCCTCGCCGACTGCGCCGCCGCCCCGTCGCTGTTCTACGCCGACTGGGTCCACCCCTTCGACGGCCACCCGAACCTCCGCGCCTACTACCGCCGCCTGCGTGAGCGCCCGTCCGTCGATCGCGCTGTGGAGGGCGGCCGACCCTACCGCCACTACTTCCCGGGCGGCGCGCCGACCGATCGCGACTAG
- a CDS encoding ABC transporter ATP-binding protein yields the protein MAAERLRARVTARVGRLRIDADLDTGDGSLVLVGPNGAGKTTLLSLLLGVLPVERGRVEVGDAVLLDTAAGIDVPVEQRGIGYVPQDYALFPHLSVRENVEFAVRSAPSRRRRAADAEVVDAMLDELGIAAHARRRTQALSGGEKQRVALARALSVGPRALLLDEPLAALDVHSRREVRAFLSDYLRTLALPTVVVTHDATDARLLGDRIAVLEAGRVTQAGTWEELSARPASPFVEEFVAAARSSGDSPRSRSADSA from the coding sequence ATGGCCGCGGAGCGCCTCCGCGCCCGCGTGACCGCGCGCGTCGGGCGCCTGCGCATCGACGCCGATCTCGACACCGGCGACGGCTCGCTCGTCCTGGTGGGGCCGAACGGCGCCGGGAAGACGACCTTGCTCTCGCTCCTCCTCGGCGTCTTGCCCGTGGAGCGAGGGCGCGTGGAGGTCGGCGATGCCGTGCTCCTCGACACGGCGGCCGGGATCGACGTGCCCGTCGAGCAGCGCGGGATCGGCTATGTGCCCCAGGACTACGCGCTGTTCCCGCACCTCAGCGTCCGTGAGAACGTCGAGTTCGCGGTGAGGAGCGCTCCCTCACGGCGGAGGCGCGCGGCCGACGCCGAGGTCGTCGACGCCATGCTCGACGAGCTCGGCATCGCCGCGCACGCCCGCCGGCGGACGCAGGCGCTCTCCGGAGGCGAGAAGCAGCGCGTGGCGCTCGCGCGCGCGCTCTCCGTGGGCCCGCGGGCGCTGCTCCTCGACGAGCCGCTCGCCGCGCTCGACGTCCACTCGCGCCGCGAGGTCCGGGCGTTCCTCTCGGACTACCTGCGAACGCTCGCCCTGCCCACCGTCGTCGTCACGCACGACGCGACGGACGCGCGGCTCCTGGGAGATCGCATCGCCGTCCTCGAGGCAGGGCGCGTGACGCAGGCCGGCACCTGGGAGGAGCTCTCCGCCCGACCGGCGTCGCCCTTCGTCGAGGAGTTCGTCGCCGCGGCGCGCAGCAGCGGCGATTCGCCGCGCTCCAGGAGCGCGGATTCAGCCTGA
- a CDS encoding SDR family oxidoreductase produces the protein MKTVLITGCSSGYGLETARHFHAQGWNVVATMRTPREGVLSRSDRLRVVALDVTKPESIAAALEESGPIDVLVNNAGIGLMGAFEVTPMTTVRDVFETNTFGVMAMTQAVLPQLRARRSGVIVNVTSSATLAPMPLVAVYTASKVAIEGFTASLAFELEEFNVRVKLVEPGYGPSTSFTSNGGARMQGLIPEAYAPFAQRIFASLGQPSAVTRESDVAEVVWRAANDATGKLRFPAGPDALALARST, from the coding sequence ATGAAGACGGTGCTCATCACGGGTTGTTCTTCTGGCTATGGCCTCGAGACGGCGCGCCATTTCCACGCGCAGGGCTGGAACGTGGTCGCGACCATGCGCACGCCGCGCGAGGGCGTCCTGAGCCGCTCGGACCGGCTGCGCGTGGTCGCGCTCGATGTGACGAAGCCCGAGAGCATCGCGGCCGCGCTCGAGGAGAGCGGGCCCATCGACGTGCTCGTCAACAACGCGGGTATCGGGCTCATGGGCGCCTTCGAGGTCACGCCGATGACCACGGTGCGCGACGTGTTCGAGACCAACACCTTCGGCGTGATGGCGATGACGCAGGCCGTGCTGCCCCAGCTCCGCGCGCGCAGGTCGGGGGTGATCGTGAACGTGACCTCGAGCGCGACGCTGGCGCCCATGCCGCTGGTGGCCGTGTACACGGCGAGCAAGGTGGCCATCGAAGGGTTCACCGCGTCGCTCGCGTTCGAGCTCGAGGAGTTCAATGTGCGCGTGAAGCTCGTCGAGCCGGGCTATGGCCCGAGCACGAGCTTCACGAGCAACGGGGGGGCCCGCATGCAGGGGCTGATCCCCGAGGCGTACGCGCCCTTCGCACAGCGCATCTTCGCATCTCTCGGGCAACCGTCCGCGGTGACGAGGGAGTCCGACGTGGCCGAGGTCGTCTGGCGCGCCGCGAACGACGCGACGGGGAAGCTCCGTTTTCCGGCCGGCCCCGACGCGCTGGCGCTGGCTCGATCGACATAG
- a CDS encoding SRPBCC family protein, with protein MQSPRVPHEPTVLIERTFDFPRDVVFDAWTNPDLLARWFAPRGCTIRFARIDIRPGGGFHSCIHNPQFGDCWTIGVYREVARPERLTFTMRIADANGNPASSESQGHDRDWPEETLVSITFTERNGRTLVRLEQNVSEALARRTGAHPSWLQMLDALGEELARGAKRPGQNTVQVDLAAISGAPTEGSTVSPDHDC; from the coding sequence ATGCAATCTCCTCGAGTCCCTCATGAGCCCACGGTCCTCATCGAGCGCACGTTCGATTTTCCGCGGGACGTGGTGTTCGATGCGTGGACGAACCCCGACCTGCTCGCGCGCTGGTTCGCGCCGCGGGGGTGCACCATCCGCTTCGCGCGGATCGACATCCGGCCGGGAGGAGGCTTCCACTCGTGCATCCACAACCCGCAGTTCGGCGATTGCTGGACCATCGGTGTCTATCGCGAGGTCGCGCGGCCGGAGCGGCTCACGTTCACCATGCGCATCGCTGACGCGAACGGGAATCCCGCCTCGTCCGAGAGCCAGGGCCACGATCGGGACTGGCCGGAGGAGACGCTCGTGTCGATCACCTTCACCGAGCGAAACGGGCGGACGCTCGTGAGGCTCGAGCAGAACGTGAGCGAGGCGCTCGCTCGCCGGACCGGCGCGCACCCGAGCTGGCTCCAGATGCTGGACGCGCTCGGCGAAGAGCTGGCGAGGGGCGCGAAGAGACCCGGCCAGAACACCGTTCAGGTTGATCTTGCGGCAATTTCGGGCGCTCCGACGGAAGGCTCGACGGTGTCGCCGGACCATGATTGCTAG
- a CDS encoding Fur family transcriptional regulator: MRHVTQPPALDEAGLERALERLRRTVRQRGLKGSSVRDAIARAALLRRGHFSVDDLLKELRESGVVDAHPATVYRVLPLLVEAGLLQMTLVSKGDGARYERAFEREHHDHLICTRCGKVVEFEFEAIEVLQRDVAERFGFRLTGHVHELLGICKDCSAAGVER; encoded by the coding sequence GTGCGTCATGTGACCCAGCCGCCCGCGCTCGACGAGGCCGGCCTCGAAAGGGCGCTGGAGCGGCTGCGGCGCACGGTGCGGCAGCGCGGCCTGAAGGGGTCGTCGGTCCGCGACGCCATCGCGCGCGCTGCGCTCCTGCGGCGAGGCCACTTCTCGGTCGACGACCTGCTGAAGGAGCTCCGCGAGAGCGGCGTCGTCGATGCCCACCCCGCCACGGTGTACCGGGTCCTACCGCTCCTGGTCGAAGCGGGGCTCCTCCAGATGACGCTCGTGTCGAAGGGGGACGGCGCGCGGTACGAGCGAGCGTTCGAGCGTGAACATCACGACCATCTGATCTGCACACGCTGCGGCAAGGTCGTGGAGTTCGAGTTCGAGGCGATCGAGGTTCTTCAGCGCGATGTCGCGGAGAGATTCGGCTTCCGCTTGACGGGCCACGTCCACGAGCTGCTCGGGATCTGCAAGGACTGCAGCGCTGCCGGCGTCGAGCGCTGA
- a CDS encoding DNA-3-methyladenine glycosylase I, translating into MSAATIVGPDGRARCRWSGAAPEFIDYHDLEWGFPVGDDRRLFEKLSLEGFQSGLSWRTILAKRESFRAVFHGFDFDKVARFTGRDVERLLGDARIIRHRGKIEAVIHNARCARELVEREGSLAAFLWRYEPRAEQLAPPQTVSTSPESVALSKDLKKLGWKFVGPTTVYAFMQAMGLVNDHVEGCVIRGEVERSRERFKRPRADGSSSG; encoded by the coding sequence ATGAGCGCCGCGACGATCGTGGGGCCCGACGGCCGAGCGCGTTGCCGCTGGTCCGGCGCAGCGCCGGAGTTCATCGACTATCACGATCTCGAGTGGGGGTTTCCTGTCGGCGACGATCGCCGCCTGTTCGAGAAGCTGAGCCTCGAGGGCTTCCAGTCCGGGTTGAGCTGGCGCACCATCCTCGCCAAGCGTGAGAGCTTCCGCGCGGTGTTCCACGGCTTCGACTTCGACAAGGTCGCTCGCTTCACCGGGCGGGACGTCGAGCGGCTCCTCGGAGACGCGCGGATCATCCGCCACCGCGGCAAGATCGAGGCCGTCATCCACAACGCGCGATGCGCCAGAGAGCTCGTCGAGCGAGAGGGCTCGCTGGCGGCGTTCCTCTGGCGCTACGAGCCCCGAGCGGAGCAGCTCGCGCCCCCGCAGACCGTATCGACCTCGCCGGAGTCGGTCGCCCTCTCGAAGGACCTGAAGAAGCTCGGCTGGAAGTTCGTCGGCCCCACGACGGTGTACGCGTTCATGCAGGCGATGGGGCTGGTGAACGATCACGTCGAGGGCTGCGTCATCCGAGGAGAAGTCGAGCGGTCGCGCGAGCGATTCAAGCGTCCCCGCGCTGACGGCTCGAGCAGCGGCTAG
- a CDS encoding MFS transporter has product MMALRTSIAGAPLPREAPDQAASSVRGPARTEAIACVLAAMVLVVLSAGIANVALPVLAHAFQVTPAVSVRVVSAYQLGLVMALLPCAALGERLGYRAVFTAGVGLFTGASLLCALAPSLHWLVAARFLQGLGGAAVMALGVALLRFVVPQAQLAAAIGWNALAVALSSAAAPTVGAVLLSSASWPWLFAVNLPLGVAVLLATRGLPDVPGAARALDATSMALNAGAFGALIAGAEQLPAKPALGVGLLAASVLSAALLLRRELPKEAPLVPLDLLRSRSFRISVIASVACFAGQASALVALPFYLRHGFGQEALTTGLLITPWPLSVAIVAPVAGRLANRISTAWLCATGAVCLALGLAALALMPAHGSALSLVPFVALCGAGFGLFQVPNNRNMFLAAPRARSAAAGGMQGTARLAGQTAGAVVMTLLFTLTPLEAAPRIGLGIGALLTLGAGTVSTLRAGSHRDHDGGGMGT; this is encoded by the coding sequence ATGATGGCGCTGCGCACCTCGATCGCGGGCGCGCCCCTGCCGCGCGAGGCGCCCGATCAGGCGGCTTCCAGCGTGCGCGGCCCGGCGCGCACGGAGGCGATTGCGTGCGTGCTCGCGGCCATGGTGCTCGTGGTGCTCTCCGCAGGCATCGCCAACGTGGCGCTGCCCGTGCTCGCGCACGCATTCCAGGTGACGCCCGCCGTGTCGGTGCGCGTCGTCAGCGCCTACCAGCTCGGGCTGGTGATGGCGCTGTTGCCGTGCGCCGCGCTGGGCGAGCGCCTGGGCTATCGCGCCGTGTTCACGGCGGGCGTCGGGCTGTTCACGGGCGCGTCGTTGCTGTGTGCCCTAGCGCCATCGCTCCACTGGCTGGTCGCTGCGCGCTTTTTGCAGGGGCTCGGGGGCGCCGCCGTGATGGCGCTCGGGGTGGCGTTGCTGCGCTTCGTGGTTCCGCAGGCGCAGCTGGCAGCCGCCATCGGCTGGAACGCGCTCGCCGTGGCGCTTTCCTCTGCCGCAGCGCCCACGGTCGGCGCCGTGCTGCTCTCCAGCGCAAGCTGGCCCTGGCTGTTCGCCGTCAATCTTCCGCTCGGCGTGGCGGTGCTGCTCGCCACGCGCGGCCTCCCCGACGTCCCCGGCGCGGCGCGAGCGCTGGACGCGACAAGCATGGCGCTGAACGCGGGGGCCTTCGGCGCGCTCATCGCGGGCGCGGAGCAGCTGCCGGCAAAGCCAGCGCTCGGGGTAGGCTTGCTTGCCGCATCCGTCCTGAGCGCGGCGCTGTTGCTCCGCCGCGAGCTGCCGAAGGAGGCGCCCCTGGTGCCGCTCGACCTGCTGCGCAGCCGATCATTTCGCATCTCCGTGATCGCGTCGGTCGCGTGCTTCGCGGGACAGGCCTCGGCGCTTGTCGCGCTGCCCTTCTATCTGCGGCACGGCTTCGGCCAAGAGGCCCTGACCACCGGACTGCTGATCACCCCCTGGCCGCTGAGCGTGGCCATCGTGGCGCCCGTCGCGGGCCGCCTCGCCAACCGCATCTCCACGGCCTGGCTGTGCGCGACGGGCGCGGTGTGTCTCGCGCTGGGGCTCGCTGCGCTCGCGCTGATGCCGGCGCACGGCAGCGCGCTTTCGCTGGTGCCGTTCGTGGCGCTGTGCGGCGCAGGCTTTGGCCTGTTCCAGGTGCCGAACAACCGCAACATGTTCCTCGCGGCGCCGCGCGCGCGGAGCGCCGCCGCGGGCGGCATGCAGGGCACCGCGCGGCTGGCCGGCCAGACGGCAGGCGCCGTCGTCATGACCTTGCTCTTCACGCTCACGCCGCTCGAGGCCGCGCCGCGCATCGGCCTCGGTATCGGCGCCCTGCTGACCCTGGGCGCCGGGACCGTCAGCACGCTGCGCGCTGGCTCGCACCGCGACCATGACGGTGGGGGGATGGGCACATGA
- a CDS encoding class I SAM-dependent methyltransferase, which translates to MSSTTSAYFDRAYRRPLTLWGDIRIPPEIAALVRRGAPNGVLDLGCGVGRFSRYVAQQGLRVTGVDFSPVAIAKARARVAADEVRPDFLVGDVTKLDALTGPFDLSFDVGCFHCLDATQQGLYVSEISRLLAPGGTHLIWALDAAPAGIPLDAAAVETTFAPRFELRDAKASRRRLLRSHWYWLVRSAE; encoded by the coding sequence ATGTCATCCACGACCAGCGCCTACTTCGACCGCGCCTATCGCCGCCCCCTCACCCTGTGGGGAGATATTCGGATCCCTCCTGAGATCGCCGCGCTCGTGCGCCGAGGAGCGCCGAACGGCGTGCTCGATCTCGGGTGCGGCGTCGGCCGCTTCTCGCGCTACGTCGCCCAGCAGGGGCTCCGCGTCACCGGCGTCGATTTCTCCCCGGTCGCCATCGCCAAGGCGCGCGCCCGCGTGGCCGCGGACGAGGTCCGGCCGGACTTCCTCGTCGGCGACGTGACGAAGCTGGACGCGCTCACCGGCCCCTTCGATCTGTCGTTCGACGTCGGCTGCTTCCATTGCCTCGACGCGACCCAGCAGGGCCTCTATGTATCGGAGATCTCCCGCCTCCTCGCGCCGGGCGGCACCCACCTGATCTGGGCGCTGGACGCGGCGCCGGCCGGCATCCCGCTCGACGCCGCCGCCGTGGAGACGACGTTCGCTCCTCGCTTCGAGCTGCGCGACGCCAAGGCGAGCCGCCGGCGCCTTCTCCGATCGCACTGGTACTGGCTGGTCCGTTCGGCGGAGTAG
- the modA gene encoding molybdate ABC transporter substrate-binding protein, with product MKYPRRQLLRALPLLILAACLAVLGGCERSEPASAQREDKLVVFAAASLRDVFTALGEDFKRSYPGVEVTFNFAGTQELRTQLEHGAAADVFASADQRHMDELVKSQRAAGPVVFARNEPVLVVASESAATVRGLADLPAAARIVIGTPEVPIGRYTQQILDRASASLGADFRARVESKVASREPNVRQVLAKVRLGEAQAGVVYRTDAQAAQDGVVVVAIPPEVNVIAEYPIAVVSGAAHPGLARAWVDLVTSEAGRTALWRAGFLVPSGSGAPR from the coding sequence ATGAAGTACCCCCGACGACAGCTGTTGCGAGCCCTCCCCCTCCTGATCCTCGCGGCGTGCCTCGCCGTCCTCGGCGGCTGCGAGCGCTCGGAGCCGGCGTCCGCCCAGCGAGAGGACAAGCTCGTCGTCTTCGCCGCCGCCTCCCTCCGGGACGTGTTCACCGCGCTGGGAGAGGACTTCAAGCGCTCCTATCCGGGCGTCGAGGTCACGTTCAACTTCGCCGGCACGCAGGAGCTCCGCACGCAGCTCGAGCACGGCGCCGCGGCCGACGTGTTCGCCTCGGCGGATCAGCGCCACATGGACGAGCTCGTGAAATCCCAGCGCGCCGCGGGCCCCGTCGTCTTCGCGCGCAACGAGCCCGTCCTCGTCGTCGCGAGCGAGAGCGCCGCGACCGTCCGGGGGCTCGCCGACCTCCCCGCCGCGGCGCGCATCGTCATCGGCACGCCCGAGGTCCCGATCGGCCGTTATACGCAGCAGATCCTCGATCGCGCGTCGGCCTCCCTTGGCGCGGATTTCCGCGCGCGCGTGGAGTCCAAGGTCGCCTCGCGCGAGCCGAACGTGCGGCAGGTGCTCGCCAAGGTGCGCCTCGGTGAAGCGCAGGCGGGCGTGGTCTACCGGACGGACGCGCAGGCGGCGCAGGACGGCGTGGTCGTCGTGGCGATCCCGCCCGAGGTCAACGTCATCGCCGAGTACCCGATCGCCGTCGTGTCCGGCGCCGCGCACCCCGGGCTCGCGCGCGCGTGGGTCGACCTCGTGACCTCGGAGGCCGGCCGGACGGCGCTGTGGCGCGCCGGGTTCCTCGTGCCTTCCGGGAGCGGCGCGCCTCGGTGA
- a CDS encoding SRPBCC family protein, protein MASTDRIEKRVTLRAPVSRVWRAIADAREFGRWFGVELVGEFAAGKTLTGIFDEELNEAAIIDYQKSRGLRPSKVKLPEKGAVFCTVERIEPERYFSFRWIPYGIDAEADLDNEPTTLVEFRLEGVAEGTLLTIVESGFDRVPAHRRERAFRMNEGGWAAQAENIAKYVEGV, encoded by the coding sequence ATGGCATCGACGGACAGGATCGAGAAGCGGGTCACGCTGCGCGCGCCCGTGTCACGCGTGTGGCGAGCGATCGCCGACGCCCGGGAGTTCGGGCGCTGGTTCGGCGTCGAGCTGGTGGGGGAGTTCGCCGCCGGCAAGACGCTCACCGGCATCTTCGATGAGGAGCTCAATGAAGCCGCCATCATCGACTACCAGAAGAGCCGCGGTCTCCGGCCTTCGAAGGTGAAGCTCCCCGAGAAGGGCGCTGTGTTCTGCACGGTGGAGCGCATCGAACCGGAGCGGTACTTCAGCTTTCGCTGGATCCCGTATGGCATCGACGCCGAGGCCGACCTGGACAACGAGCCGACGACGCTCGTCGAGTTCCGCCTCGAGGGGGTCGCTGAAGGCACGCTGCTCACCATCGTGGAGTCCGGCTTCGACCGTGTGCCAGCGCATCGACGCGAGCGCGCGTTCCGCATGAACGAGGGGGGATGGGCCGCTCAGGCCGAGAACATCGCGAAGTATGTCGAAGGCGTGTGA
- a CDS encoding ArsR/SmtB family transcription factor gives MDSLSTTLAALSDATRRAILVRLKTGPASVHELAQPFQISQQAISKHLATLERAGLIEKRRDGRQHVCQLNPAPMREVATWVEQYRQHWEDAFDRLDDLLHELNPPKKG, from the coding sequence GTGGATTCGCTGAGCACGACGCTGGCCGCCCTGAGCGACGCCACCCGGCGCGCGATCCTCGTGCGGCTCAAGACGGGGCCTGCGTCGGTGCACGAGCTGGCGCAGCCGTTTCAGATCTCGCAACAGGCCATCTCCAAGCACCTGGCAACCCTGGAACGAGCGGGCCTGATCGAGAAGCGGCGCGACGGGCGGCAGCACGTTTGCCAGCTCAACCCCGCGCCGATGCGCGAGGTGGCGACCTGGGTCGAGCAGTACCGGCAGCACTGGGAGGACGCGTTCGACCGGCTGGACGACCTCCTGCACGAGCTGAATCCGCCGAAGAAAGGGTGA
- a CDS encoding ArsR/SmtB family transcription factor, with protein MSKACEPAVADVFFALGDGTRLSVVTRLGAGGALSATALSDGAKVTRQAIVKHLRVLEGAGLVTHERRGREVLYALEPRRIEEARVFLDGISAGWDRALERLRRMVEEPSPPPRKRETL; from the coding sequence ATGTCGAAGGCGTGTGAACCGGCGGTCGCTGATGTCTTCTTCGCCCTCGGCGACGGGACGCGGCTGTCGGTGGTGACCAGGCTCGGGGCCGGAGGAGCGCTGTCGGCGACCGCGCTCTCCGACGGAGCGAAGGTGACGCGACAGGCGATCGTGAAGCACCTCCGGGTGCTCGAGGGCGCGGGCCTCGTGACGCACGAGCGGCGCGGGCGCGAGGTCCTCTACGCGCTCGAGCCGCGGCGGATCGAGGAAGCCCGCGTGTTCCTCGACGGGATCTCCGCAGGCTGGGATCGCGCGCTCGAGCGCCTGCGTCGGATGGTCGAGGAGCCGTCGCCTCCGCCGCGGAAACGGGAAACGCTATAA